Proteins from one Malania oleifera isolate guangnan ecotype guangnan chromosome 4, ASM2987363v1, whole genome shotgun sequence genomic window:
- the LOC131153734 gene encoding transcription factor AIG1-like, with protein MASGLLEYVLGCGWTSRVDHYSRAAIGRGSAELEGGGALPGRSKLVARVVAASREGSTLGVAAGWRSRRRIECLGWDVRDLKKQAAEAAEHDGDVSGGGEGFETFWCFPGDVDDVTLSYCGEGVEMIKATVCYEDRPGLNGDLARVIRSVGGRAMRMEMARVGGRTESMVMMQRGRNRDWRKKGKGEDERERSEGDWGNVRVLIFMYDY; from the exons TATGTTCTGGGGTGTGGCTGGACTTCTCGGGTAGATCACTACAGCAGAGCAGCGATTGGGAGAGGCTCAGCAGAACTAGAAGGAGGAGGAGCTCTTCCGGGCCGCAGCAAGCTGGTGGCCAGAGTTGTGGCGGCTTCTCGGGAAGGCAGCACTCTAGGAGTAGCAGCAGGCTGGAGAAGCAGAAGGAGGATTGAATGTCTCGGCTGGGAT GTAAGGGACCTGAAGAAGCAGGCAGCGGAAGCAGCGGAGCATGACGGCGACGTCAGTGGCGGCGGCGAGGGATTTGAGACCTTTTGGTGCTTCCCTGGTGATGTGGATGATGTTACGCTGAGTTACTGCGGCGAAGGCGTGGAGATGATAAAGGCGACGGTGTGCTACGAGGACCGACCCGGTTTGAACGGGGACTTAGCACGCGTGATCCGGTCGGTGGGGGGGAGGGCGATGAGGATGGAGATGGCGAGGGTGGGCGGAAGGACGGAGAGCATGGTTATGATGCAACGTGGCCGCAACAGAGATTGGCGAAAGAAGGGAAAGGGGGAGGATGAGAGGGAAAGGAGCGAGGGAGATTGGGGGAACGTGCGGGTTTTAATTTTCATgtatgactattag